Proteins from one Phocoena phocoena chromosome 7, mPhoPho1.1, whole genome shotgun sequence genomic window:
- the ZFAND2B gene encoding AN1-type zinc finger protein 2B isoform X2: MEFPDLGAHCSEPSCQRLDFLPLKCDACSGIFCADHVAYAQHHCGSAYQKIFTNKCERSGCRQREMMKLTCDHCGRNFCIKHRHPLDHDCSGEGHPTSRAGLAAISRAQGLASSTKTIPSPNQTLPSSTSASRATAQSPSRTASPVIALQNGLSEDEALQRALELSLAETKPQVPSSQEEEDLALAQALSASEAEYRQRQAQSRSLKPSNCNLC, translated from the exons ATGGAGTTTCCGGACCTTGGGGCTCACTGTTCGGAGCCGAGCTGTCAGCGGTTGG ATTTTCTGCCGCTCAAGTGCGACGCCTGCTCGGGCATCTTTTGCGCAGACCACGTGGCCTACGCCCAGCATCACTGTGGATCTGCTTACCAAAAG ATCTTCACCAATAAGTGTGAACGCTCTGGCTGCCGGCAGCGGGAAATGATGAAACTGACCTGCGACCACTGTGGCCGAAACTTCTGCATCAAGCACCGTCACCCACTGGACCATGATTGCTCTGGGGAGGGGCACCCCACAAGTAGGGCAGG ACTGGCTGCCATCTCCAGAGCACAAGGCCTAGCTTCTTCTACAAAGACCATCCCCAGCCCAAACCAGACCTTGCCTTCATCTACCTCTGCCAGCAG AGCCACAGCTCAGTCTCCATCCCGGACAGCCTCTCCAGTGATTGCTTTGCAAAATGGCTTG aGTGAGGATGAGGCTCTGCAACGAGCCCTGGAACTGTCCCTGGCAGAGACCAAACCCCAGGTCCCAAG TTCTCAGGAGGAAGAAGACTTAGCTTTAGCACAAGCACTATCAGCCAGCGAGGCAGAATACCGACAGCGGCAG GCTCAGAGCCGCAGCTTGAAGCCGTCCAACTGCAACCTGTGCTAG
- the ZFAND2B gene encoding AN1-type zinc finger protein 2B isoform X1 encodes MEFPDLGAHCSEPSCQRLDFLPLKCDACSGIFCADHVAYAQHHCGSAYQKDIQVPVCPLCNVPVPVARGEPPDRAVGEHIDGDCRSDPAQQKRKIFTNKCERSGCRQREMMKLTCDHCGRNFCIKHRHPLDHDCSGEGHPTSRAGLAAISRAQGLASSTKTIPSPNQTLPSSTSASRATAQSPSRTASPVIALQNGLSEDEALQRALELSLAETKPQVPSSQEEEDLALAQALSASEAEYRQRQAQSRSLKPSNCNLC; translated from the exons ATGGAGTTTCCGGACCTTGGGGCTCACTGTTCGGAGCCGAGCTGTCAGCGGTTGG ATTTTCTGCCGCTCAAGTGCGACGCCTGCTCGGGCATCTTTTGCGCAGACCACGTGGCCTACGCCCAGCATCACTGTGGATCTGCTTACCAAAAG GATATCCAGGTACCTGTATGCCCACTCTGTAATGTGCCTGTTCCTGTGGCCAGAGGGGAGCCCCCTGACCGTGCTGTTGGGGAACACATTGACGGAGACTGCCGCTCTGATCCAGCTCAGCAAAAGCGTAAG ATCTTCACCAATAAGTGTGAACGCTCTGGCTGCCGGCAGCGGGAAATGATGAAACTGACCTGCGACCACTGTGGCCGAAACTTCTGCATCAAGCACCGTCACCCACTGGACCATGATTGCTCTGGGGAGGGGCACCCCACAAGTAGGGCAGG ACTGGCTGCCATCTCCAGAGCACAAGGCCTAGCTTCTTCTACAAAGACCATCCCCAGCCCAAACCAGACCTTGCCTTCATCTACCTCTGCCAGCAG AGCCACAGCTCAGTCTCCATCCCGGACAGCCTCTCCAGTGATTGCTTTGCAAAATGGCTTG aGTGAGGATGAGGCTCTGCAACGAGCCCTGGAACTGTCCCTGGCAGAGACCAAACCCCAGGTCCCAAG TTCTCAGGAGGAAGAAGACTTAGCTTTAGCACAAGCACTATCAGCCAGCGAGGCAGAATACCGACAGCGGCAG GCTCAGAGCCGCAGCTTGAAGCCGTCCAACTGCAACCTGTGCTAG